The Oryctolagus cuniculus chromosome 12, mOryCun1.1, whole genome shotgun sequence genomic interval ggaaaaattacaggggtggggtagggagcaagggagggacataaggagaggaagagagggagagagggagggagggagggagagagagagagggagagagacaatcttccatgtggttcactccacaaatgtggtttactccacaaatgtggtttactccacaaatggccaaaacatctagggctgggcctggccaaatccaggagtcaggagcctcaactgtgtctcccacataggtgcaggggcccaagtaccggGGCCATCTTCagcgctttcccaggtgcatcagcagggagctggacaggaagtggagtggcagtgacctaacctattatgccacaatgctagctccccTTGAGTCTGTTAATGTAAGTCAAATTggtcataatatattttatatatttgattttttaagattttcttttaaagatgtttcTCTGTTCATGTGTTCTTTCGTCTCTTATTAGGTTTCATATCCTTGCACGATTGAATATTTATTCTGGGCTAATACAACTATTTTGAAGCACTTATTTCTATGCGAAAAAATTGTAGTATCTCATTCtcaaacatttagaaaaatttatcAATGAAGCTAGCTAGTAAATATACGTTTTGAAGAACTAATTTAAAATatggttttaatttctttaataaatacaaCACATACACATTTGCTTTCTTCTTATTTTGTTAGTAGTATGAATTGTGCTACTGAGGAATTTGTTTATTTCACCTAAGTTGTCAAGTATTCACAAGATTTGAGCAAAAGATTTTAAGAGGTacttaacaaaagaaaaactcaagtGATTAATAACCAAATGAAAAAGTGTTAGGGTTTGTACCACATCTGCTccgggcttctgcctggcccacctctAGCCATTACAAACACTTGGTGAGTGACccagtgatggaagattttctctctctctctctctctctctctctctctctctctcatctccctttctctgtaactctttttttttttaaagatttatttatttatttgaaaggcagagttacaaagaggcaggggtaaagagagagagagagagagagagagagaggccttctatccactggttcattccccagatggccacagcagctggagctgagccaatccaaaaccaggagacaggagcctcctccaggtgtcccacttgggtgcaggggcccccaggtccatcttctactgcttccccaggccacagttgagagctggagcagccgggactcaaactggtgcccatacgggatgccagcactacaggtggtggctttacctgctatgccacagtgccagccactgtaactcttccaaataaataataaatatttttttaaaaataaataatttattaatattaaaactCAGGAAATACAAATTATAATTAGAGACAGTACTACCATATGCTCATCAAAAGAACTAAATTTAAATGTACACTTGAGATTTTGGATATTTATACAGTTTGCACAAAACCACTTTGAACAATTTATTGTACATAGGCTACATCTCCTAAAATAATTAGTGTGACAATAAATTAAATATCACTTTCTGTAATATTCCTTGACAAAAAATTCTGCTATGAAGGTTGTAATATTTGATAAAGAAGTCATTTTGTTTGTGTCTAGAGCAGCGAAGCCTGAAGAAAGCCTTGAGTGATGAGCATGTTGCAGAAACCTTGAGTGCCTTTCAGAAGGAATTTTATTTGATGAGCTGGAAAGTGAATTCAAAGTTTAACTTTCCACGTTGAAAAGAGTGAAATTTGTTTATACATGCAAAGATAAATACAGTAACACCATAGTCTAAGAAATCCTTTAGGTATCTCCCCATGCAATATAAGTGATAAGTGccaaataagtatattttggtatTATAATAAAAAGCTTAATAGTTTTTTTACAAAGCAAGAAAATCGatcaaacaataacaaaataaatagaacaatTTCTCCTATGTATAAATGATAGGTTAGTGCATGTTGATATTATCACTTATTTACACTGCACCTGTTTTCCTCAAGGCCATTTTGTGTCTTTTCAATATTAGGTTAAAAATTGTATTGCTAATTCTATTAATTCTACCCAGAGAAGGAAAGCTCTGTAGGCGTAGATGCTGCCTAATGAAAACACCTAATAATGTTCAGCCACTGTTGTGGAGAAACAGGACAAGAACAGCGAAGGTGCTTCCATTCAACCCGTGACAGATGTGCTGTGTTCTTCAAAGGGCCTGAGCTAAGAGTTTGTAAGTAATCAACCCAGAGACAACAGTATCAACGTAATTTTGGATATTGTTGACCAAGCTTTCCTCTGAAATCCCAACATACTTAGACAAAATGGTTGTGTCAGCCATGCATTGACATAGATGTGGACAAATGTGCAAAACAAGAAGTGAGTTAGCTGTTGTTTGCTGTGAAGAGACTAAATAATAAAGAATAgcacatttctgttattttaaccATGAACTATTCTGGCAAATTACAGTGCCGACAAAGCTCCCAAATCCAAGAGGAactaattataaaagaaaattacaatgTAGTTATGTCAAGTATCAGAGGGATGTGACTCTTAGGAAATAGTTATTTCCAATTAAATTGATAGCCTTGATTTTTATTCAGATTAAATTATATTCATGGCCATCAATGTTTTCTAAGATTTTCTGTAACAAGGTAAAATATAATACAATTAATCTTGTCTCAATATTATGTTCCAAAATTCTTCTTACTTTGGAATTTTGAAAGTTTAgtgttttctgcttttaaaatagacATTAAGATTTTATAACCCTGTCTATATAAGGAAACATGGCTATACTGTTTAGACTTTAATACCTTATTTTTGTGTCTTCCTGATTGTGGAAAGCTATACACTAATGAGAGTTTTCAAAGATTCTAACGTGCCATGTGCATGACCTTTTAATTGCCAAGGGAATTAATTCACATCATATAAGGTGTTCCAGACTCATTAATTGACACATTTCTCACATTGTCTCATacaacttcaaaataaaaaggatttCTTTGTTATTAGAATTGGAACATAGGAAAGAAGACGGAAGGAAGTAGAAgtgggaaaaaaatccaaaataatctcAGTGACTTGAGAGGTatgaataaaacatatttaagatGTTTTTATGCTTTTGCTTTATGAAATGaaatgtccttttttattttttctaatttcaatAGTAAGGCACATTTATTACGGGATACTTTTTGTTATCAAGAGGTATAAGAAAATATGAGACATGTTATTTTACTCTCCAAAGTAAGTCACTAAAATACTTTGACATGCAGAATGTCAAGGTATTTTCTTTTACTGACATTAAACTATTTTTCActtgtttaaatatatttgtatattcattTAAACATCTTATATTTTACTTTGCTCAAATATAGAGCTCTTGAAATTATCCTTACTGATTTGTAAGAATTTCACattaaacatatgtatatataatatatataacatattattatatataatatagtacaTAATGTACTATACATAATGTAATCTTCTCCCTGAGAGAAGAACTGAATATTTGgtcctttcttctgctttaaagaaatgaaagtaagAGGATATCTGAATTAGAGCAACTATAGATTTGTGTGTATCAAAGATTCATTGCatttttcatctgtttatttGACTTCAAGCAGCAACTACAGAACTGACTCCTAAATTGTGAGTGTTCCATACTCCATCTAAtcagttttgtgtttttcttggtccttttattctatttgaaaacattttggcTCCTAATTCACTTTTATGTTCCTTGATCATTAAACACTGTAGAAATAAGTTTTACAAAGCAAGAGCCCTCTTCTCTGTCTATGGAGAACCAATAATCTGTTCCTCAAGGTCACCAAGGTGGCAGGGAGCTTCCACACCCTCTTTCAACCTTTGTCAAGTCAACTTTCTCGAGATGACTGTACAAGTGAGTTATGTTGATAGCTTCAATGCTGGTTTCACATATTGGCTTATGGCTGATAATCTTTGCTGGGAAATTATGTCTATtgaaaaaattttgtattttccatttaatacttttaattatttttgtatatgtgaGTGGACTTTAGGAAGTAGACTTAAATgaatatgtatttcattttttatttttttctcacagaATTTAATctgtttcaaatttattttaggtAACATCTACTATCagccaaataaatggaaagacgaAATCACTCCATGGTGTCTGAGTTTATTTTGCTGGGACTCACGGAGTCTCATGagttacagattttctttttcttatttttttctctcatctACATGTTGATTGTGTTAGGaaacatcatcattatcatcGCAGTGAAACTGGACCCTCAGTTGCATTCTCCCATGTACTTCCTACTGGCCAACCTTTCCTTTATTGATATGTCTCTGGCCTCCTTTGCCACTCCTAAGATGATCTATAATTTAATCAGCAAATATAAGACAATTTCCTATGAAGGCTGCATGGCACAGATGTTTTTCCTTCACCTTTTAGGTGGAAGTGAGATGATGCTACTTGTAGCCATGGCAATTGATAGATATATTGCCATATGCAAACCCCTCCACTACAAAAATATTATGAGTTCTCGTGTTTGTGTCGGGCTTGCACTTCTCTCCTGGACCACTGGCTTTGTGCACACCATGAGTCAAATGGTTTTCACAGTGACTTTGCCATTCTGTGGTCCCAATGTTGTGGATAGTTTTTTCTGTGATCTGCCTCGGGTGATCAAACTTGCCTGCACTGACACTTATGTCTTGGAACTATTAGTCATTGCAGACAGTGGACTGCTCTCCttgttctgtttcatttttctgttcatCTCCTACAGCATCATCCTGACTACTGTCCAGCATCGCTCCTCCAAGGGGTCTTCCAAGGCTTTGTCTACTCTTTCAGCTCATATTACAGTGGTTGTGCTGTTCTTTGGACCTTGCATCTTTATCTACGTATGGCCTTTCAGCAGTGTCTCCATTGATAAGGTCCTCTCTgtattttatacaatttttacTCCACTTTTAAACCCACTCATCTACTCATTCAGGAATAAAGATATGAAGAaagcattaagaaaaataaagacccaGTATGTCAGTTCCAGATCAGTTTTTTAGCTGAAATGTTATAAGCACCAAAAACATAATTACCCTGCCATCATCATTATCATagccatcattatcatcatccaAGGACATAAGGTGTATGATTTTTTTATCAAACAGAAATCACGTTTTGGGAAATGATAATCTTCCTCTACATGCAATAATATATCCTGATTTGTCCATCAAAGTACAAACCATTCCAATACATCATTACTTACATGGTAattataaggttttttttaataaatttaatcgTTTTAATTTATTATGTTTGAACCATCTGAAGGCACAGCAGTGAAACAGACATATTGTCGTCAACAGAGAACAAAACTGAGCACTAGAAATTATAACAGACTTGCCACAGAAATTGTAATTATTGGACCCGAAATCACATGCTACACATAGCTCCAAAATATATGCATTCCAAACTAAAGATATTTATCCCGTACCTTGAATAACATtcaagattttttgttttctttgcccTCCTTTGGAGGACAAAGttccgaataaataaatctttccaacaAGAAGGTAGAAGAGTCTTCCATTAATCCTGAAGTAAAAACAATCACCTAGACATTTCAGTGTTCTCTCTGATGCTATTATGGATCACACTGATTCAGGTGCATCAGGACTGTCGTTTTACAAGAGCATGTTAAAGACCACATCTGAAACAAAAATGATTTGTTGTAGTAGCACCTCATCGCATTTGCATATCGCGTAGTAAAAAAAGAGCATTACATAACctcgtttaaaaaaaatcaattgcttCCACCAAGTAAACAGTTACCGTCATTAGAAATCCTGATGAAATCACAAGAAAATGCAACAGTAAAATAAGGGAACAACCAAAGTTaactgagttttttttcttttttaatgtttatgtatttttatttaatcagtATTTAATCACTCACTGGTTGACACACATCTGGGCTGTTTGTAGTTTTGGCTGTTACAAATAAAGCTCATGTGAACAATTTTTGCCAAGACTGTATGTAAacatgcttttatttctcttgtatAAATAGCTAGAAATGGAGTGACTTACCTATTTAGTAGGTGAAATTTTAGCTTTTTAAGAAAGAGCAAAACAGTTTTCTATATAGTGTTTGCACTATTTAACATTCCCACCGAGGGTGTAAAGAATTCTAGTTCCTCCACATCTGTCTCAACActtactatgatttttttttttttttaattctgacgTTCTGTGTGTATAGGCAGGTACCTCACTGAGGATTTAATCtgtattccccaaatgtctattgagcatctttttatgtggTTAATTGCTATTCATGTATCTTCCTAGATTGTTTGCTTAAAtattttgcacattttaaaaaatggatccaTTGGCTTACTGTCAAGTTTTGAAAATTCTTCCTGTAGTCCACAGACAAGTTCAGATTTATGCTTTAAACGACAGCCTCCAGTCTGTGCTTTGTGTTTTCATCCACTAACAATGGCTTgcaaaaatcatatatttttaatgttgagGAGATTCAATTTATCAATTTATGTGCTTTTTGATTGGACTTTTGGTGACCTTTCTAAGAAATTTTTGCCTATCCAAAAATCTCAGAGGATGTCCCATGAAAGTATTATAGTTTTATGTTTCACATTTAGATATGTGACAAACTTTCagctatttttctaaaataacttGTTAGATTCTCAGAGGCACAGCAAATGCAATGTAATTGCTACAcaaaattctcatcaattctcatgtgaaattaatacaaagagaacagattcaatgtggtttgtAGATACCATTCTAAAAAGATAATAATTCCttgtcttccctccctccctccctttcactgCTTCTCCCTGGCTATtatccaggagctggatcaggagtagagcagccaggacacgaaccagcacccacacaggatgctgacattgcaagcagcagctttacccactatgccaagatgctgtcttccctctccccccctttttttctcacTAAGGATCACTTTGGCTTTTCAGGAccatttgtgattccatatgaagtTCAGGATTATTTTTGTCTAATTCGTCAATAAATGTCATTAGTTGTTTGATACATATTGCATTAAATCTGGAGAAttctttaggtagtatagacattttaatgatactgattcttccaatccatgaacaaggaatatattcatttttttgtgtctttgatgatttatttcagcaatgttttatcattttcattgtagagatgtttcacttctttggttaaatttacttctaaatatttgatttttcttttttctgtggctattgtgaatagaatttctttcctgatttttcttttagcGAGTTCATCAGTAACATACAAAAAGCTGCTgggttttgtgtgtttatttttttaacctgcaacttaactgaattggtttatcagttctaacagctttctgGTGGAGTGTTTAGACTTTTCAATGCacagtatcatgtcatctgcaaacatggatattttgactacTAGTAGTAAAATGGTGATATagaaattaagaatatttttccATAACCTATATTAACTTACAATGATAATCAGTAGATGGCTTaaaatcattcaataaatgtaattttaaatgatttaaatatcCTTGACTGAACAGCAAAAAATCAAAAGCCATGTTCCACTGagtaaacacttttattttctgcCACTATTGGAAATGGCTAAAATGAGCAATATAAtgataaattaaaatatcaaacaCTACTAAAAGTATGATGATTTTGTCATTCATATATAAAACCTTTCTTATCAACtgtaatgattctttttttaaaagatatttatttatttaaaagtcagagttacaaagagagagagaggcagagagagagagaggtcttccacctgctggttcactccccaattggccgcaatggccggagctgcacccatccagagccaggagccaggagcttcttccaggtctctcacgctggtgcaggggccccaggtcttggaccatcctccgctgctttcccaggccatagcagagagctagatcagaggtggagcagccaggtcttgaactggtgcccatatgggatgctggtgctgcaggccagccccctgcaatgattcttttaataaaagcaaggcaggccggtgccgtgactcaaaaggctaatcctcggccttgtggcgccggcacccccggttctagtcccagtcagggcaccggattctgtcccggttgcccctcttccaggccagctctctgctgtggcccgggagtgcagtggaggatggcccaagtgcttggaccctgcaccccatgggataccaggataagcacctggctcctgccttcggatcagcacgatgctggccgcggcagccattggagggtgaaccaacagcaaaaggaagacctttctctctgtctctctctcactgtccactctgtctgtaaaaaaaaaaaaaaaaagcaatcggGGGAGGAAGTGAAGTTTCATTCTATTATTACAATTAtatctgctctctttatattaataaaaagttaaagcTATACCTATAACAAAGTCTATATTAAGCCATGGGTTAAGTAGTGAATTTGGCTGGAACTGAACAAGAAAATTGGTGACAGCTGACAAATTTTGACCATGGTGAATTTATTCACAGCATTTGTTGGGAAATAGCAGAAGCATACTTTGAAAGCTGTGTTAAAAATCAGTGTGATTAATTATAAAAGCGACACCTTGTAGAACaagcttttattattttgttttataagaaatGGATAATGATTATGAAAATATTCTGTAGCATATTCTTTGAATATCCCAAAGTATCTAAACCAAAAAATAATTGTTCATATATTATTAAACATGAAATAATTGAAGTATTTAcagtataaaatttttaaataatgtaacaatttattttatatctcaacatttctgtttcctaaatattttatatggtACATAACACAGaagtttaataataaaattatagtgTATATACATAAATTGTGTATATTCAAGAATTTCTGCTAATAAAATTTGGAGATGattcttattaaataaattacttccttgggaccagcattgtggtgtagaaggtaaagacaccacctatTAGGCAGTGTCACATTTGGGTGCAGGCTCGTTCCCctgctgctctactcccaatcaagctccttgctaatggcctgagaaaagcagtggaagacagcccaagttttgggctcctgtcacccatgtgggagacctggaagaagcctttAGCTCAGCCTTGGTGTTGTGgccatatttctctctctctctctctctctctctctctctctctctctctcaattctgactttcaaattatgtgtgtgtatatatatatatatttttttttttctcaaagttgCTGGAAAGAAGCATGAAAGTaatgtgagggagggagggaagggaaacaTTGTTGAATCAAAGTGGCTCACACATATTTCACAGTCCATCAGGCAACACTCTCACAGCCATTTTCACCAAGCCACCACCCAGAGAAAACCCACAGTACATCACAGGGTCATACATTCAGTGCAAACACCTTTCCTGGTCACACTAGAGCAATGGCTCAGTATTCTAACAACTCCCACTGAACTTTGGATTCCCAGAGCTACAGGAAATCCACTCCCAAAGCGGTTCACAGCTTTTTAAAAGAGGCATAAAGTACTATGAAGAATGACACATAAGAACACAGataaaaatcagattttaaattttcaataattatttggATAAGCTTCTCATACTGTGCCTTTAAAAAAGGTAAGTtaataagttgatcttctgtatataaagataattaaaatgaatcttaatgaagaatgggatgggagagggagtaggagatgggatggtttgtgggtgggagggaggttatggggggaaaaagctgttataatccaaaagttgtactttgtaaatttatatttattctataaaagttttctaaaaaagaaaaggtaagttAAAATACTATAGAGAGCTAAttagaaatttaatttccttgggATCCCTTTTGAATAATGTTGTATTGGCTGGAAGGGAAAGGTTTTGGCTTTTGAGAAACCAAGTCACATTAACTAggaggccacacaaaattatttcACAATGAGCTGGAATCAAGAATTTCTGTGAATATTGAAAGGAAATATGCTCTCTCAGAGTAATATTGCAGAGTAATATTTGGCAGCTGAGAGTGATTAAATTTATAATGAATACAAATAAAGGACATACATCCTTGTCATTTAGAAGGTTAATACTATCACGAAAAATCATGGAAAAGCCAGCAAAATACCACTGTTTTTACAGATaggaaagatttttcttttcattaagttTCAGGTTTtgagaaaatatgtaaaaaagcATATCATATTTACAGCTAAAATAGGAGCTGAAAAGAGAATTAATTATAATGAGATATCTAGAAAATCTGTATGTATATTAAAGTTACAATTACACTATAAATACAACTAAGTCCTTAAATAATTAAAGATGGACAAGCCCTTAGAAGCTGGCCATATATAAGGGAATAAAACTTGTGAGTAACTCATTATTCTAAATCCCATTATTCTAAATAATGGGAAAAGTAGGATAGCAACTTTCCAAATGCATAAGGCAGCCCAACATACAAATTTAAATGGCCGACCTGAAGAAATTTTAAAGCCAGATTCTGGATCTATAATATGTTCTTGACTGCTTCAGACTGTAGTATATGTGAGTTCAAGCAGGTGTGTAGTAGTGGAAAACTAGACTTAAAAATGctaaatttatgaaaaagaatCCCAAGGAAAGATGTAGAAAATACAATTATTTACGTTTTATTGAATGTAATCTGTACCTATAAAGTTCACCAATTTTAAGTACACACATCAGGGattattgtatatttatatagCTGTATAACCATCAACACAATCTTAATTCAAATCATTTCCATCTGCACCAGGGGAAACCTTGGATCATTTACCGACATTCCCCAGCCTCGAGTGACCGCTTCTAGACTTTCTGTCGCTGTggatttgtctttgttttttgcaTTTCGTATCATGGAATTATACAAGTGATCCTCTGTGTCAGACTTatttactaagcataatgttttgaGATTTGTTCTTTTATCATAAGTATGTATGGTTTTGAATTAAGATAGTCAAGGataaaattatactttttgtTCAAATGGCAATAAAGAAAGGAGAatcaaatatttacttgaaaaatatatatttgctcttcaaatatttattcaaaatatatttatttttatatcaaataatatatactacatatacATAGGGaagtataaaaatgtttatatccAACTATTGAATAAAGCAAGCCTTGCTTCGTTCCTCCTAAAAGGGATATAAAGATGGAAAGTTCTTGAATTATGGCCTTAGTATTACTTGAGTGACTCACAGCCAATATATACCCCCTCACTACTCAGTCTGTGCCTGGAATGGAGCTTATACCTACATGATCATCACATCTCTTTGGGATGGGCCTGCCACTAAGACTTGCaaagatttacttttaattaaGCAGATATTGAGTTTTCAATTATTAGATTAGATGTAGAAAACAAATGTTTACAAAATTCCCTCAAAGCTTTTTCATACTATTATTTATCTTCAATTTCCTCAACAGCATATCAAGAATCGAGTGAAAGTACTTGTTACAAGACATGTTACTGATTATTTAAGGTAAAGAAAATTTTCATCACTTGTAGAATTTTTGCCTAAACtacatgatttctttcttttaactaCATTGTCTTTGTACACTCAGAATTTAAGAATAGTGCATTAAATGTAGTCctagcagctcactaggctaatcctctgccttgcagcgctggcacaccgggttctagtcccagtcaggacaccggattctgtcccggttgcccctcttccaggccagctctctgctgtggcccaggagtgcagtggaggatggcccaagtgcttggaccctgcaccccatgggagaccaggataagcacctggctcctgccatcggatcagcttagtgcgccggccgcagcgcgctggccgcggcggccattggagggtgaaccaacggcaaaaggaagacctttctctctgtctctctctctcactgtccactctgcctgtaaaaaaaataaaaaataaaaaaataaaaaaaagaaatattttcagaaagcatgcttggaaaaggaaagaaataagagaATCAAATGCTGGGAAAGTCACTGTCACAAAATAAAAGGTCAAATGAGATTTTCTCAATCTGTACTGAATTATACTAATTTCTTGTCCAAATTGTTCTGTTATATCACAGAGCATGTAATACCAACGACGAGTTATTCATACCCAAATTATACCAGACACATTCATTCGTTCTAACAATTGTCCACAATTTTCATTTCTCCAAAGTATATCTTACTATTGAAAAAGTCTAAAAGAAAATTCTTGCCAATTCATAAAAGCGTTTAACAAAATCCTGCAAAACTGTGGTATGATGGATCTCTCAATATACTCCTCCAAGGCACAGCCCATCATTCAACACCCCTTCAATACGCTCCTGAGTTTGACCTATGGGAACagctttgttttcatatttttttcccttaatcGGTAAACATcatccatttcttaaaaatatttaaggtagGAAAATAAATGAGGAGTTAAGCTGGATAACAGTGATAGTTGGATAACAATGATAGGTGATTCTAACAAGAAACTgagtagaaatgaaaataaggagCGAATTACAGGCCATGTGACAAAAGAGAACAGGTATTTCCTATTTGCCTACACATCTTACTTTggtcctttttctattttctaattaCACCACTCTTCCTGTTCATTGCTATTAATTCTTTTCTTGTAAATGCTTCTATCCCATCTCTTGATTTACTGACtgcaaaaagtttatttttaagtgttttgaaGGCAATAACAAGGCTAAAATTGTGTCTTGGAATTGACTg includes:
- the LOC100342316 gene encoding olfactory receptor 4K13-like, with the translated sequence MERRNHSMVSEFILLGLTESHELQIFFFLFFSLIYMLIVLGNIIIIIAVKLDPQLHSPMYFLLANLSFIDMSLASFATPKMIYNLISKYKTISYEGCMAQMFFLHLLGGSEMMLLVAMAIDRYIAICKPLHYKNIMSSRVCVGLALLSWTTGFVHTMSQMVFTVTLPFCGPNVVDSFFCDLPRVIKLACTDTYVLELLVIADSGLLSLFCFIFLFISYSIILTTVQHRSSKGSSKALSTLSAHITVVVLFFGPCIFIYVWPFSSVSIDKVLSVFYTIFTPLLNPLIYSFRNKDMKKALRKIKTQYVSSRSVF